In a single window of the Dreissena polymorpha isolate Duluth1 chromosome 3, UMN_Dpol_1.0, whole genome shotgun sequence genome:
- the LOC127871893 gene encoding putative nuclease HARBI1 isoform X2, with amino-acid sequence MLLVTLCYLAKGYFFSEVGDLHGVSRSSVCRCIQQVISAINRNLNNITFPTSLHDLAATKQKFHRVAGIPNVIGAVDGTLIPIQAPSENSQTYVCRKGYHAVNIQAVVDSSLRFTNVNAKWPGSTHDATVFDNSSLKDHLATNKPGWQLGDSGYPLREYLITPKNNPQTAQELRFNGAHSRTRICVERAFGLLKARFRRLHRSGGVLPFRPGKCMEVVVVCAKLHNLCLDLKIPFDNEKEEVDIDEDPQTLYPEGNNQQCRQRIIAMF; translated from the exons ATG CTCCTAGTAACACTATGTTACCTTGCAAAAGGATATTTTTTTAGCGAGGTTGGAGATCTCCATGGAGTCAGCAGGAGCTCAGTGTGCCGGTGTATTCAACAG GTTATAAGTGCCATTAACCGAAACCTGAACAACATCACCTTCCCAACATCTTTGCATGACCTTGCTGCAACAAAACAGAAGTTCCATCGTGTAGCAGGAATCCCGAATGTTATAGGCGCTGTGGATGGAACACTGATCCCAATTCAAGCTCCATCTGAAAATTCTCAGACGTATGTGTGCCGAAAAGGATACCATGCTGTAAACATTCAAGCTGTTGTGGATAGCAGCCtaag GTTTACCAATGTCAATGCAAAGTGGCCTGGTTCAACACACGATGCCACAGTATTTGACAACTCTTCACTGAAGGACCACCTTGCTACCAACAAGCCAGGATGGCAATTGGGAGATTCTGGTTATCCATTGAGAGAATACCTGATAACACCCAAG AACAACCCACAAACAGCACAAGAATTGCGATTCAACGGGGCTCACAGCAGAACTCGAATTTGTGTTGAAAGAGCATTTGGACTTTTGAAGGCTAGATTTAG GCGTCTGCATAGAAGTGGTGGTGTCCTTCCATTCCGTCCTGGCAAGTGTATGGAGGTGGTTGTGGTGTGTGCCAAACTCCACAATTTGTGCCTTGACCTCAAGATaccttttgacaatgaaaaagAAGAAGTGGACATTGATGAAGATCCACAGACTCTGTATCCTGAGGGCAACAATCAGCAATGCAGGCAGAGAATAATTGCAATGTTTTAA
- the LOC127871895 gene encoding uncharacterized protein LOC127871895 isoform X1, with translation MDAKTKVKKANWSKNEFETLVCEYENKYDVLEGGLSISLTGMDKRKAWESVMDAVNSTSLISRTVDEFKKKVSDLKVKAHKKERARVQYERGTGGGPPSEELGPLEKKMLELLPLESHQCMVWVTHPSLL, from the exons ATGGACGCGAAAACGAAGGTAAAGAAAGCGAATTGGTCCAAAAACGAGTTTGAGACGCTCGTTTGCGAGTACGAGAATAAATATGACGTGCTCGAGGGTGGTCTGTCTATTTCCCTCACTGGAATGGACAAACGGAAGGCATGGGAAAGCGTTATGGACGC TGTCAACAGCACCAGCTTAATAAGCCGAACTGTTGATGAATTTAAGAAGAAGGTTAGCGACCTGAAGGTGAAGGCCCATAAAAAAGAAAGAGCCAGGGTGCAGTATGAGCGGGGCACGGGTGGAGGACCCCCTTCAGAGGAATTGGGTCCTCTAGAAAAAAAG ATGCTGGAACTCCTTCCTTTGGAATCG CATCAATGCATGGTCTGGGTAACTCATCCAAGTCTGCTGTAA
- the LOC127871893 gene encoding putative nuclease HARBI1 isoform X1, with translation MSDRSHSLNVRTKLLVTLCYLAKGYFFSEVGDLHGVSRSSVCRCIQQVISAINRNLNNITFPTSLHDLAATKQKFHRVAGIPNVIGAVDGTLIPIQAPSENSQTYVCRKGYHAVNIQAVVDSSLRFTNVNAKWPGSTHDATVFDNSSLKDHLATNKPGWQLGDSGYPLREYLITPKNNPQTAQELRFNGAHSRTRICVERAFGLLKARFRRLHRSGGVLPFRPGKCMEVVVVCAKLHNLCLDLKIPFDNEKEEVDIDEDPQTLYPEGNNQQCRQRIIAMF, from the exons ATGAGTGACAGAAGTCACTCACTGAACGTCAGAACAAAG CTCCTAGTAACACTATGTTACCTTGCAAAAGGATATTTTTTTAGCGAGGTTGGAGATCTCCATGGAGTCAGCAGGAGCTCAGTGTGCCGGTGTATTCAACAG GTTATAAGTGCCATTAACCGAAACCTGAACAACATCACCTTCCCAACATCTTTGCATGACCTTGCTGCAACAAAACAGAAGTTCCATCGTGTAGCAGGAATCCCGAATGTTATAGGCGCTGTGGATGGAACACTGATCCCAATTCAAGCTCCATCTGAAAATTCTCAGACGTATGTGTGCCGAAAAGGATACCATGCTGTAAACATTCAAGCTGTTGTGGATAGCAGCCtaag GTTTACCAATGTCAATGCAAAGTGGCCTGGTTCAACACACGATGCCACAGTATTTGACAACTCTTCACTGAAGGACCACCTTGCTACCAACAAGCCAGGATGGCAATTGGGAGATTCTGGTTATCCATTGAGAGAATACCTGATAACACCCAAG AACAACCCACAAACAGCACAAGAATTGCGATTCAACGGGGCTCACAGCAGAACTCGAATTTGTGTTGAAAGAGCATTTGGACTTTTGAAGGCTAGATTTAG GCGTCTGCATAGAAGTGGTGGTGTCCTTCCATTCCGTCCTGGCAAGTGTATGGAGGTGGTTGTGGTGTGTGCCAAACTCCACAATTTGTGCCTTGACCTCAAGATaccttttgacaatgaaaaagAAGAAGTGGACATTGATGAAGATCCACAGACTCTGTATCCTGAGGGCAACAATCAGCAATGCAGGCAGAGAATAATTGCAATGTTTTAA
- the LOC127871895 gene encoding uncharacterized protein LOC127871895 isoform X2 has translation MHGLGNSSKSAVIEYKVDDSTPEPSDIQCQQSQKAASVSSTPSKREKTPQKRKIGDVTAYQERLIDLQEQQLKLKQMKIEEMQKMRKVEEQKLEELKKIHTSVDALLSFVMLNQC, from the exons ATGCATGGTCTGGGTAACTCATCCAAGTCTGCTGTAATTG AATACAAGGTTGATGACAGCACGCCTGAGCCCAGTG ATATTCAGTGTCAGCAAAGTCAGAAAGCTGCCAGTGTGAGTTCCACACCAA GCAAAAGAGAGAAGACGCCACAGAAAAGGAAAATAG GTGATGTTACAGCTTACCAGGAAAGGCTGATAGACTTACAAGAGCAGCAGCTCAAACTAAAGCAAATGAAAATAGAGGAAATGCAGAAGATGCGAAAGGTTGAAGAGCAGAAGTTGGAGGAATTGAAGAAGATCCATACTTCTGTGGATGCCCTTTTGTCATTTGTTATGCTAAATCAGTGTTAA